One Kribbella sp. NBC_00662 genomic region harbors:
- the murC gene encoding UDP-N-acetylmuramate--L-alanine ligase: protein MIVTAPDTLLPAEKLGRVHFVGIGGAGMSGIARIMASRGIEVSGSDAKDGKVLAALRALGATCWVGHAAEHVKDVDTVVVSTAIRETNPEVVAAREAGIPILPRAAALASVMVGRRTLAVAGTHGKTTTTSMLTVALQHCGADPSYAIGGNLNESGSNAHDGSGDLFVAEADESDKSFLTYSPEVSIVTSVEPDHLDNYGDEASYRKAFEEFCDRVLPEGFMVICQDDAGARRLAEYARDRGIDVRTYGESENADLHVTEITANGATQSFVPVYRGRRLPMVQLQQAGKHNALNAAAALTVGLGLGFSAADLAEGLAAFTGTGRRFEFKGLEDGVRVFDSYAHHPTELAVDLTAARTVAGEGRVIACFQPHLFSRTRIFAKEFSESLALADEVVVMDVFAAREDPEPGITGALIANHVPLKPDQVRFEPSWSAVPQLVADLAEPGDLVVTLGAGDVTLIGPEVVGLLAERAAERESAREPAAEALTPVVE, encoded by the coding sequence GTGATCGTCACCGCACCTGACACGCTGCTGCCGGCCGAGAAGCTGGGCAGAGTGCACTTCGTAGGAATCGGCGGCGCCGGCATGTCCGGTATCGCCCGGATCATGGCCTCCCGCGGGATCGAGGTGTCCGGGTCCGACGCCAAGGACGGCAAGGTGCTCGCCGCGCTCCGGGCCCTCGGCGCGACCTGCTGGGTCGGTCACGCCGCCGAGCACGTGAAGGACGTCGACACGGTGGTGGTGTCGACCGCGATCCGTGAGACCAACCCCGAGGTGGTCGCCGCCCGCGAGGCCGGGATCCCGATCCTGCCGCGGGCCGCCGCGCTCGCCTCGGTGATGGTCGGCCGCCGTACGCTCGCGGTCGCCGGCACGCACGGCAAGACGACCACGACGTCGATGCTCACGGTCGCGCTGCAGCACTGCGGCGCGGACCCGTCGTACGCGATCGGCGGCAACCTGAACGAGTCCGGGTCGAACGCCCACGACGGCAGCGGCGACCTGTTCGTCGCCGAGGCGGACGAGTCCGACAAGTCGTTCCTGACCTACTCGCCCGAGGTGTCGATCGTCACCTCGGTCGAGCCGGACCACCTGGACAACTACGGCGACGAGGCCAGCTACCGCAAGGCGTTCGAGGAGTTCTGCGACCGCGTGCTGCCCGAGGGCTTCATGGTGATCTGCCAGGACGACGCCGGCGCCCGGCGGCTGGCGGAGTACGCGCGCGACCGCGGCATCGACGTACGGACGTACGGCGAGTCCGAGAACGCGGATCTGCATGTCACCGAGATCACGGCGAACGGCGCGACGCAGTCGTTCGTGCCGGTGTACCGCGGGCGAAGGCTGCCGATGGTGCAGCTGCAGCAGGCGGGCAAGCACAACGCGCTGAACGCGGCGGCAGCACTGACGGTCGGGCTCGGGCTCGGTTTCTCCGCGGCCGATCTGGCCGAAGGGCTGGCGGCGTTCACCGGCACCGGCCGGCGGTTCGAGTTCAAGGGGCTCGAGGACGGCGTGCGGGTGTTCGACTCGTACGCGCACCACCCGACCGAGCTGGCCGTCGACCTGACCGCGGCACGCACGGTGGCGGGGGAGGGGCGCGTGATCGCGTGCTTCCAGCCGCACCTGTTCAGCCGCACACGGATCTTCGCCAAGGAGTTCTCCGAGTCGCTGGCGCTGGCCGACGAGGTCGTGGTGATGGACGTGTTCGCGGCCCGCGAGGACCCGGAGCCGGGGATCACCGGCGCGCTGATCGCCAACCACGTGCCGCTGAAGCCGGACCAGGTCCGGTTCGAGCCGTCCTGGTCCGCCGTACCGCAGCTGGTCGCGGACCTGGCAGAGCCGGGTGACCTGGTGGTGACGCTGGGCGCGGGCGACGTGACCCTGATCGGCCCGGAAGTCGTTGGTCTGCTGGCCGAACGCGCCGCCGAGCGCGAATCGGCCCGCGAGCCTGCGGCCGAGGCGCTCACACCTGTGGTGGAGTAA
- a CDS encoding cell division protein FtsQ/DivIB — MSQSVDLARAQQRFARRQRLVRRRSWLPWAIGGGLVVVAGLIVWLFYFSSALAVSGVRISGADTVPLATIEQTAAVPIRTPLAKVDLRSIADRVRTIPAVADAQVTRAWPNKIVIVVTERVPVVVVTDGSRFELVDATGTSYRTVPNRPAGLPEAKVTGVRRDVTVHSVVTVSAALPDSLRAQVGTISAASPDSITLNLSSGVKVVWGSSDDSERKAGVLSVLMKRQAKVYDVSAPDLPVTKGEKR, encoded by the coding sequence ATGAGCCAGAGCGTTGATCTGGCTCGGGCACAGCAGCGGTTCGCGCGCCGGCAGCGGCTGGTGCGCCGGCGGAGTTGGCTGCCCTGGGCGATCGGCGGCGGACTCGTCGTCGTGGCCGGGCTGATCGTCTGGTTGTTCTACTTCTCCTCCGCGCTCGCGGTCTCGGGTGTCCGGATCAGCGGCGCCGACACGGTGCCGCTGGCAACGATCGAGCAGACTGCGGCCGTGCCGATCCGCACCCCGCTGGCGAAGGTCGACCTGCGGTCGATCGCCGACCGGGTGCGGACGATCCCGGCGGTCGCGGACGCGCAGGTGACCCGCGCCTGGCCGAACAAGATCGTGATCGTCGTCACCGAACGGGTTCCGGTGGTGGTCGTCACCGACGGCTCGCGGTTCGAGCTGGTCGACGCGACCGGCACGTCGTATCGCACGGTGCCGAACCGTCCGGCCGGACTGCCGGAGGCGAAGGTGACCGGCGTACGGCGCGACGTCACGGTCCACTCGGTGGTGACGGTTTCGGCCGCACTGCCGGACAGCCTGCGGGCACAGGTGGGCACGATCTCGGCAGCGTCGCCGGACTCGATCACGCTCAACCTCAGCTCGGGTGTGAAGGTCGTTTGGGGTAGTTCCGATGACAGTGAGCGCAAGGCCGGGGTACTGAGCGTGCTGATGAAGCGGCAGGCGAAGGTGTACGACGTCTCCGCGCCCGATCTCCCTGTCACCAAAGGGGAAAAGCGGTGA
- a CDS encoding ArsR/SmtB family transcription factor has translation MAEIVDHLEVTSAAQFKALGHPLRHRLLFALGQEAATISQLAAALGTAKGNVAHHLGVLRDAGMVHVAETRQVRGGTEQYYRRSVRRFGFSGEGARANNTVALQAVAADLETADPDPMFTVRNLRLTAAQAEELAETLSGLVDGLTDAGPDEARYGVVVSVYRPRQAQPPTDG, from the coding sequence ATGGCCGAGATCGTGGATCATCTGGAGGTGACGAGCGCCGCGCAGTTCAAGGCGCTCGGGCACCCGTTGCGGCACCGTCTGCTGTTCGCGCTGGGCCAGGAGGCCGCGACGATCAGCCAACTGGCCGCCGCGCTCGGGACGGCGAAGGGCAACGTCGCCCATCACCTGGGCGTGCTTCGCGACGCCGGCATGGTGCACGTCGCAGAGACCAGGCAGGTCCGCGGTGGGACCGAGCAGTACTACCGCCGGTCCGTCCGGCGGTTCGGCTTCTCCGGCGAAGGCGCGCGGGCGAACAACACCGTCGCGCTACAGGCAGTCGCGGCCGACCTGGAGACGGCCGACCCCGACCCGATGTTCACAGTGCGGAACCTGCGGCTGACCGCGGCCCAGGCAGAAGAGCTCGCCGAGACCCTGAGCGGGCTGGTCGACGGGCTGACCGATGCCGGCCCGGACGAGGCGCGGTACGGCGTCGTCGTGTCGGTCTACCGCCCGCGCCAGGCTCAGCCGCCGACCGACGGCTGA
- a CDS encoding S41 family peptidase translates to METEEIRSVLGRLGALVGEHYVFPEVGAEVRDRLATAVADGRYDELRTPEELAEHVTADLQLGNRDKHLRLIFRREGLPDETDPAAEEAHWRRRAELDAGGMARVERLDGNIGLLEIRPLLYPPELAGSAVTAALSLLASTDALLLDLRRCLGGSPDQVAFVCSYLLDSDEPVHLQDLVNPAEGTTRQFWTAPYVPGPRFGKHKPIWVLTSTATFSGGEELAYNLQQFKRATVVGETTGGGAHPRRGFKLHEQLEASVPVARSVNQVSGTNWEGTGVAPDLEVPAEQAFDEAYRRAAEHVIGLPAEPERNAVTDEARTVLGPVAVAG, encoded by the coding sequence ATGGAAACCGAAGAGATCAGATCCGTCCTCGGCCGGCTCGGCGCGTTGGTCGGCGAGCACTACGTCTTCCCCGAGGTCGGCGCGGAGGTCCGGGACCGGTTGGCGACGGCGGTCGCCGACGGCCGGTACGACGAGCTCCGGACCCCGGAGGAACTGGCCGAGCACGTCACGGCCGACCTGCAGCTCGGTAACCGGGACAAGCATCTGCGGCTGATCTTCCGCCGCGAAGGGTTGCCGGACGAGACGGACCCGGCGGCGGAGGAGGCGCACTGGCGCCGCCGGGCCGAGCTCGACGCCGGCGGGATGGCGCGCGTCGAAAGGCTCGACGGCAACATCGGGCTGCTGGAGATCCGGCCGCTGCTGTATCCCCCCGAGCTCGCGGGCTCCGCGGTCACAGCCGCGCTGTCGCTGCTGGCGTCGACCGACGCGTTGCTCCTCGACCTGCGCCGTTGCCTCGGCGGATCGCCTGATCAGGTCGCGTTCGTCTGCAGCTACCTGCTCGACTCCGACGAGCCGGTCCACCTGCAAGACCTGGTCAACCCGGCCGAAGGGACAACGCGGCAGTTCTGGACGGCGCCGTACGTTCCGGGTCCGCGCTTCGGCAAGCACAAGCCGATCTGGGTGCTGACGAGTACGGCGACCTTCTCGGGCGGCGAGGAGCTGGCGTACAACCTGCAGCAGTTCAAGCGGGCGACGGTCGTGGGTGAAACGACGGGCGGAGGCGCGCACCCGCGTCGCGGCTTCAAGCTGCACGAGCAGCTCGAGGCCTCGGTGCCGGTGGCGCGTTCGGTCAACCAGGTCTCCGGGACCAACTGGGAGGGCACCGGCGTCGCTCCCGATCTCGAGGTGCCGGCGGAGCAGGCGTTCGACGAGGCCTATCGCCGGGCGGCCGAGCACGTGATCGGGCTGCCGGCCGAGCCGGAGCGGAACGCTGTGACGGACGAGGCGCGGACGGTGCTGGGTCCGGTGGCTGTGGCTGGATAA
- a CDS encoding polyphenol oxidase family protein, producing MFGYDEVLPPARVVFTDRYGGASKPPYGEFNLGGYGEDADRIAENFRRVATAFEVEPDAVVRVSQVHGRDVHVIGPDDDLPLAHNPKVDGLVTTRSDVVLAVRAADCLPVLLVGDGVIGAAHSGRKGMYVGIVPATVDAMRDLGASRITAVLGPYACGRCYEVPEQMRAEVAERVPAAYSETSWGTPALDVAAGVKAQLAELDVDVIDATACTIESDNLYSYRREGPISGRMAGLIKLVTP from the coding sequence GTGTTCGGCTACGACGAGGTTCTTCCCCCCGCCCGGGTCGTTTTCACCGATCGGTACGGCGGCGCCAGCAAACCGCCGTACGGCGAGTTCAACCTCGGCGGGTACGGCGAGGACGCCGATCGGATCGCCGAGAACTTCCGCCGGGTCGCGACCGCGTTCGAGGTGGAGCCGGACGCGGTCGTCCGGGTCAGCCAGGTCCACGGCCGCGACGTCCACGTCATCGGCCCGGACGACGACCTGCCGCTCGCGCACAACCCGAAGGTGGACGGGCTCGTCACGACGCGATCCGATGTCGTGCTCGCCGTCCGGGCCGCGGACTGCCTGCCCGTGCTGCTCGTCGGCGACGGCGTGATCGGTGCCGCGCACTCCGGACGCAAGGGCATGTACGTCGGCATCGTGCCGGCGACCGTCGACGCGATGCGGGACCTCGGCGCCTCCCGCATCACCGCCGTCCTCGGACCGTATGCGTGCGGCAGGTGCTACGAGGTTCCCGAACAGATGCGCGCCGAGGTCGCGGAGCGGGTACCGGCGGCGTACTCCGAGACGAGCTGGGGGACGCCGGCTCTCGACGTGGCTGCCGGGGTGAAGGCGCAACTGGCCGAGCTCGATGTCGACGTGATCGACGCGACCGCCTGCACGATCGAGTCGGACAACCTGTACTCGTACCGTCGCGAAGGTCCGATCAGCGGCCGGATGGCCGGGCTGATCAAACTGGTGACGCCATGA
- a CDS encoding YggS family pyridoxal phosphate-dependent enzyme, which translates to MTDRAGELRGNLLRVQERIEKACQAAGRSRGEVTLVAITKTFPVSDVRALAGLGVRDVGENREQELKVKAPECPELTWHFVGQLQSKKARSVVRNASVVHSVDRSSLVEALSKAAVAEEKTLRCLIQVSLAAYGSAEAATGAGRGGVEPSDVPELAAGIAAAEGLELGGVMAVAPLGSDPDEAFAGLRDVASRLRSEHPGADWISAGMTGDLEAAIKHGATHVRLGRALLGTRPPLG; encoded by the coding sequence ATGACGGATCGCGCCGGCGAGCTGCGCGGCAACCTGCTGCGGGTTCAGGAGCGGATCGAGAAGGCCTGTCAGGCGGCCGGGAGATCCCGGGGCGAGGTCACCCTCGTCGCGATCACCAAAACCTTCCCAGTCAGCGATGTGCGGGCGCTGGCGGGCCTCGGAGTCCGGGACGTCGGCGAGAACCGCGAGCAGGAGCTCAAGGTGAAGGCGCCGGAGTGCCCGGAGCTCACCTGGCACTTCGTCGGCCAGCTGCAGTCGAAGAAGGCCCGGTCCGTCGTGCGGAACGCGTCGGTCGTGCACTCCGTCGACCGGTCGTCACTCGTCGAGGCGCTGTCCAAGGCCGCGGTCGCCGAGGAGAAGACGTTGCGCTGCCTGATCCAGGTGAGCCTCGCGGCGTACGGATCGGCCGAGGCGGCGACCGGTGCCGGGCGCGGCGGCGTCGAGCCCTCCGACGTACCGGAACTGGCCGCCGGGATCGCGGCCGCGGAAGGGCTGGAGCTCGGGGGAGTGATGGCTGTCGCGCCGCTGGGATCGGACCCGGACGAAGCGTTCGCCGGGCTGCGGGACGTAGCGTCGCGACTACGCTCCGAACACCCTGGCGCCGACTGGATCTCGGCCGGGATGACCGGTGATCTGGAGGCCGCGATCAAGCACGGTGCGACACACGTCCGGCTCGGGCGCGCCTTACTCGGTACGCGTCCTCCACTCGGTTAG
- a CDS encoding cell division protein SepF — protein MSGALRKMGVYLGLVEDGERYNARYDDYEYDEYDDDAVDDVDGDSHETEPVPAGRESRESREHREDRENTSGATVSKFPDRRGVAPSPEVTELARITTVHPRSYNEARVIGEHFRDGTPVIMNLTEMDHADAKRLVDFAAGLIFCCRGSIERITTKVFLVCPPNVTVAAEEKEKIAADGFYNQS, from the coding sequence ATGAGCGGCGCACTGCGCAAGATGGGTGTGTACCTCGGCTTGGTCGAGGACGGGGAGCGCTACAACGCGCGGTACGACGACTACGAGTACGACGAGTACGACGACGACGCAGTCGACGATGTTGACGGGGACTCCCACGAGACCGAGCCGGTACCTGCCGGCCGGGAGAGCCGCGAATCTCGCGAGCACCGCGAGGACCGTGAGAACACCAGCGGCGCCACGGTCAGCAAGTTCCCAGACCGGCGCGGGGTCGCGCCGTCCCCGGAGGTAACCGAGTTGGCCCGCATCACCACCGTGCACCCGCGCAGCTACAACGAGGCGCGCGTCATCGGTGAGCATTTCCGCGACGGCACCCCCGTCATCATGAACCTGACCGAGATGGATCACGCCGACGCCAAGCGACTCGTCGACTTCGCCGCCGGCCTGATCTTCTGCTGCCGTGGATCGATCGAGCGGATCACCACCAAGGTGTTCCTGGTCTGCCCGCCCAACGTCACGGTCGCCGCCGAGGAGAAGGAGAAGATCGCCGCGGACGGGTTCTACAACCAGAGCTGA
- a CDS encoding YggT family protein, which produces MFALALVLSVLSWVLLAFFLVLVARFVLSLIVMFAPQWHPKGPLLLFFELIYSITDPLLKPLRRILPPIGAGGVRIDLSMLMLFVIVSVAMSINSTALRSL; this is translated from the coding sequence ATGTTTGCTCTAGCGCTCGTCCTCAGTGTTCTCAGCTGGGTGCTGCTCGCCTTCTTCCTGGTACTGGTGGCGAGGTTCGTGCTCAGTCTGATCGTCATGTTCGCGCCCCAGTGGCACCCGAAGGGCCCACTGCTCCTGTTCTTCGAGCTGATCTACTCGATCACCGATCCGCTGCTGAAGCCGCTGCGGCGGATCCTGCCCCCGATCGGGGCGGGCGGGGTGCGGATCGACCTGTCCATGCTGATGCTGTTCGTCATCGTTTCGGTGGCGATGTCCATCAACTCAACGGCTCTACGGTCGTTGTAA
- a CDS encoding DivIVA domain-containing protein translates to MPLTPDDVRSKQFTPVRLREGYDVTEVDSFLDEVEAELERLLAENEELRAKLAAAQRAGADQQRPVVDQTAALPPVVQQPKPPVVVEKPEEKPPVMPAVAAAGAAAAAGSVGDASSSAVRLLEMATKHSDDLVQEAKDTADKIIGEARAKAERLENEARGKADRMTGEARARAEKLDGEIAERRAQMLGTLEKQKGQLERTIDDLHAYEREYRSRLKTYFTEQLKALGNGDDTLSPRNGFRPEARAQAHGHGV, encoded by the coding sequence ATGCCGCTGACGCCGGATGACGTCCGCTCGAAGCAATTCACGCCCGTCCGACTACGGGAGGGCTACGACGTCACAGAGGTCGACTCCTTCCTCGACGAGGTCGAGGCAGAGCTCGAGCGACTTCTCGCCGAGAACGAGGAGCTGCGGGCCAAGCTCGCGGCGGCTCAGCGCGCGGGTGCGGACCAGCAGCGGCCGGTCGTCGACCAGACCGCTGCCCTGCCGCCTGTCGTGCAGCAGCCCAAGCCCCCGGTCGTGGTCGAGAAGCCGGAGGAGAAGCCCCCGGTGATGCCCGCGGTCGCGGCGGCCGGTGCGGCTGCGGCGGCCGGCTCGGTCGGCGACGCCTCCAGCTCGGCCGTTCGGCTGCTGGAGATGGCCACCAAGCACTCCGACGACCTGGTCCAGGAGGCGAAGGACACCGCCGACAAGATCATCGGCGAGGCCCGCGCCAAGGCGGAGCGCCTGGAGAACGAGGCGCGTGGCAAGGCCGACCGGATGACCGGTGAGGCCCGCGCCCGCGCCGAGAAGCTCGACGGCGAGATCGCGGAGCGTCGTGCGCAGATGCTCGGCACGCTGGAGAAGCAGAAGGGTCAGCTCGAGCGCACGATCGACGACCTGCACGCGTACGAGCGTGAGTACCGCAGCCGCCTCAAGACGTACTTCACCGAGCAGCTGAAGGCGCTCGGCAACGGCGACGACACGCTCAGCCCGCGCAACGGCTTCCGCCCGGAGGCCCGCGCCCAGGCTCACGGTCACGGCGTGTAA
- the ileS gene encoding isoleucine--tRNA ligase yields the protein MAAETPHTPWRQVPAQVDFPALEREVLTLWDEHDTFAKSLEASAGGQPWTFYEGPPTANGMPGTHHIEARVFKDVFPRYRTMKGFWVERKAGWDCHGLPVEVAVEKELGFSGKNDIEAYGIAEFNAKCRESVLRHVDAFNELTVRMGYWVDLDHPYKTMDPEYVQSVWWSLKQIHDKGLLVEDYRITPYCPRCGTGLSDHELAQGYETVVDPSVYVRFPLTSGPLAGKASLLVWTTTPWTLVSNTAVAVHPDVEYVVATDGVESLVVAKPLLDRLGEGWTVTDEYVGREMELWNYQRPFELVPFDEPAHYVVLADYVTTEDGTGLVHQSPAFGADDLAVGRAYNLPVVNPVDSSGHFNADVPLVGGQFFKKADEDLVKDLDARGALFKHVPYEHPYPHCWRCHTPVMYYALPSWYIRTTQVKDALLRENEQTNWYPDSVKWGRYGDWLRNNIDWAVSRSRFWGTPLPIWRCADDHQVCVGSLAELGELAGRDLSATDPHRPYVDDITFDCPQCGQEARRVPEVIDAWYDSGSMPFAQWGYPWAEGSEEKFAQSYPADFISEAIDQTRGWFYTLMAIGTLVFDESSYRNVVCLGHILAEDGRKMSKHLGNILEPIPLMDDHSADAVRWFMAASGSPWKARGIGPNVLNEIVRKVLLTYWNTVAFHALYARLADWSPEDAPAVADRSVLDRWLVSETHRLVRDTDEAYAAFDTQRLGLLINSFVDVLSNWYVRRSRRRFWAGDAGALATLHETLEVLTRVMAPLTPFVTERVWQDVFRPVMPGLPESVHLSSFPTYDETLIDDVLAQHVSMARRVVELGRSARAEAKVKTRQPLARALVGSAAIADLSPELLQEIADELNVGTVEPLSAAGADLVEFSAKGNFRELGKRFAKQTPVVAAAIAAADAGALAVELKETGSASVVVDGEDVRVSESEVLLSERPKEGWSVVNEQGETVALDLEVTPELRQAGLAREVVRTLQEARKNAGLEVSDRIKVWLTSTDTELTDALGKHADEIAREVLAVELNQSAPSEADVASGTEDDLQLSYWLTKA from the coding sequence ATGGCGGCAGAAACCCCTCACACACCCTGGCGGCAGGTTCCCGCCCAGGTCGACTTCCCCGCGCTCGAGCGCGAGGTGCTCACCCTCTGGGACGAGCACGACACCTTCGCCAAGAGCCTCGAGGCGTCCGCCGGCGGTCAGCCGTGGACGTTCTACGAAGGCCCGCCGACCGCCAACGGCATGCCCGGCACGCACCACATCGAGGCCCGCGTCTTCAAGGACGTGTTCCCGCGCTACCGGACCATGAAGGGCTTCTGGGTCGAGCGCAAGGCCGGCTGGGACTGCCACGGCCTCCCGGTCGAGGTCGCGGTCGAGAAGGAGCTCGGCTTCAGCGGCAAGAACGACATCGAGGCGTACGGCATCGCCGAGTTCAACGCCAAGTGCCGCGAGTCGGTGCTGCGGCACGTGGACGCGTTCAACGAGCTGACCGTCCGGATGGGCTACTGGGTCGACCTCGACCACCCCTACAAGACGATGGACCCGGAGTACGTCCAGTCGGTCTGGTGGTCGCTCAAGCAGATCCACGACAAGGGCCTGCTGGTCGAGGACTACCGCATCACGCCGTACTGCCCGCGCTGTGGGACCGGTCTGTCCGACCACGAGCTCGCCCAGGGGTACGAGACCGTCGTCGACCCGTCGGTCTACGTCCGCTTCCCGCTGACGTCGGGTCCGCTCGCGGGCAAGGCGTCGCTGCTGGTCTGGACGACGACTCCTTGGACCCTCGTTTCGAACACCGCCGTCGCCGTACACCCCGACGTCGAGTACGTCGTCGCCACGGACGGCGTCGAGTCGCTCGTCGTCGCCAAGCCGCTGCTCGACCGGCTCGGTGAAGGCTGGACGGTGACCGACGAGTACGTCGGCCGCGAGATGGAGCTGTGGAACTACCAGCGCCCGTTCGAGCTGGTGCCGTTCGACGAGCCGGCGCACTACGTCGTGCTCGCGGACTACGTCACCACCGAGGACGGCACCGGTCTGGTGCACCAGTCCCCCGCGTTCGGTGCGGACGACCTCGCGGTCGGTCGCGCGTACAACCTGCCGGTGGTGAACCCGGTGGACTCCAGCGGACACTTCAACGCCGACGTACCGCTGGTCGGCGGGCAGTTCTTCAAGAAGGCCGACGAGGACCTGGTCAAGGACCTCGACGCGCGCGGGGCGCTGTTCAAGCACGTGCCGTACGAGCACCCGTACCCGCACTGCTGGCGCTGCCACACCCCGGTCATGTACTACGCGCTCCCGTCCTGGTACATCCGCACCACGCAGGTCAAGGACGCGCTGCTCCGGGAGAACGAGCAGACCAACTGGTACCCGGACTCCGTCAAGTGGGGCCGGTACGGCGACTGGCTGCGCAACAACATCGACTGGGCGGTCTCCCGGTCCCGCTTCTGGGGTACGCCGCTGCCGATCTGGCGCTGCGCCGACGACCACCAGGTCTGCGTCGGCTCGCTGGCCGAGCTCGGTGAGCTGGCCGGCCGCGACCTGAGCGCGACCGACCCGCACCGGCCGTACGTCGACGACATCACCTTCGACTGCCCTCAGTGTGGTCAAGAGGCGCGCCGGGTGCCCGAGGTGATCGACGCCTGGTACGACTCGGGCTCGATGCCGTTCGCCCAGTGGGGCTACCCGTGGGCGGAGGGGTCGGAGGAGAAGTTCGCGCAGAGCTACCCGGCGGACTTCATCTCCGAGGCGATCGACCAGACCCGTGGCTGGTTCTACACGCTGATGGCGATCGGCACGCTGGTCTTCGACGAGTCGTCGTACCGCAATGTCGTCTGCCTCGGGCACATCCTGGCCGAGGACGGCCGGAAGATGTCCAAGCACCTCGGCAACATCCTCGAGCCGATCCCGCTGATGGACGACCACAGCGCGGACGCGGTGCGCTGGTTCATGGCCGCGTCGGGTTCGCCGTGGAAGGCGCGCGGCATCGGGCCGAACGTGCTGAACGAGATCGTCCGGAAGGTCCTGCTGACCTACTGGAACACGGTCGCGTTCCACGCGCTGTACGCGCGGCTGGCGGACTGGTCGCCGGAAGATGCTCCGGCCGTCGCCGACCGCTCGGTGCTGGACCGGTGGCTGGTGAGCGAGACGCACCGGCTGGTCCGCGACACCGACGAGGCGTACGCCGCGTTCGACACCCAGCGGCTCGGTCTGCTGATCAACTCGTTCGTCGACGTGCTCTCGAACTGGTACGTCCGCCGTTCGCGCCGCCGGTTCTGGGCCGGCGACGCCGGCGCACTGGCGACCCTGCACGAGACGCTCGAGGTGCTGACCCGGGTGATGGCGCCGCTGACGCCGTTCGTAACCGAGCGGGTCTGGCAGGACGTTTTCCGTCCGGTCATGCCGGGGCTGCCCGAGTCGGTCCACCTGTCGAGCTTCCCGACGTACGACGAGACACTGATCGACGACGTCCTCGCGCAGCACGTGTCGATGGCCCGCCGGGTCGTCGAGCTCGGCCGCTCGGCCCGCGCCGAGGCGAAGGTGAAGACGCGCCAGCCGCTGGCCCGCGCGCTGGTCGGATCGGCCGCGATCGCGGACCTGTCGCCCGAGCTGCTGCAGGAGATCGCGGACGAGCTGAACGTGGGCACGGTCGAGCCGTTGTCCGCGGCAGGTGCGGACCTGGTCGAGTTCTCTGCCAAGGGCAACTTCCGCGAGCTCGGCAAGCGGTTCGCCAAGCAGACGCCGGTGGTCGCGGCCGCGATCGCCGCCGCGGACGCCGGTGCGCTCGCGGTCGAGCTGAAGGAGACCGGGTCGGCGAGCGTGGTCGTCGACGGCGAGGACGTCCGGGTGAGCGAGTCCGAGGTCCTGCTGTCCGAGCGGCCGAAGGAAGGCTGGTCGGTGGTCAACGAGCAGGGCGAGACCGTTGCCCTCGACCTCGAGGTGACGCCGGAGCTGCGGCAGGCGGGCCTGGCCCGCGAGGTGGTCCGGACGTTGCAGGAGGCCCGGAAGAACGCCGGCCTCGAGGTCTCGGACCGGATCAAGGTCTGGCTGACCTCGACCGACACCGAGCTGACGGATGCCCTGGGCAAGCACGCGGACGAGATCGCCCGCGAGGTGCTCGCCGTCGAGCTGAACCAGTCCGCCCCCTCGGAGGCAGACGTTGCCAGCGGCACCGAAGACGACCTGCAGCTCAGCTACTGGCTGACAAAGGCCTAA
- a CDS encoding TraR/DksA C4-type zinc finger protein produces the protein MATSAQKKSAPQRSAAAKKSAAKESEPVQKTTARKAPARKTPAKASPAKKTPAKKSAPTSTAAKKAPAKKIPAKEAQTKRVAMKTNENRTPATAPAKSAAHTAETFKVKPGEDPWTAAELAELRTELEGEVEHLKEEIRDAEQEIAGLFRDGSDGAGNDQADVGSTTLERYHELSLANNARDMLNQIEFALTRIDDGTYGVCENCGNAIGKGRLQAFPRATLCVSCKERQERR, from the coding sequence ATGGCTACATCGGCACAGAAGAAGTCCGCCCCCCAACGTTCTGCCGCGGCCAAGAAGAGCGCCGCGAAGGAGTCCGAGCCGGTCCAGAAGACGACGGCCCGGAAAGCCCCGGCACGGAAAACACCGGCGAAGGCCTCGCCGGCCAAGAAGACTCCCGCGAAGAAGTCGGCGCCGACTTCCACCGCGGCCAAGAAGGCTCCGGCCAAGAAGATCCCTGCCAAGGAAGCCCAGACGAAGAGGGTGGCCATGAAGACGAACGAGAACAGGACCCCGGCCACTGCGCCGGCGAAGTCCGCTGCACATACGGCCGAAACCTTCAAGGTGAAGCCGGGCGAGGATCCGTGGACCGCTGCCGAGCTCGCCGAGCTCCGCACGGAACTGGAGGGTGAGGTCGAGCACCTCAAGGAGGAGATCCGCGACGCCGAGCAGGAGATCGCGGGCCTGTTCCGCGACGGCAGCGACGGCGCCGGGAACGACCAGGCCGACGTCGGGTCGACCACCCTGGAGCGGTACCACGAGCTGTCGCTGGCCAACAACGCCCGCGACATGCTGAACCAGATCGAGTTCGCGCTGACCAGGATCGACGACGGCACGTACGGCGTCTGCGAGAACTGCGGCAACGCGATCGGCAAGGGTCGGCTGCAGGCGTTCCCGCGTGCGACACTGTGCGTGTCATGCAAAGAACGCCAGGAACGCCGCTGA